The following proteins are co-located in the Paenibacillus sp. JNUCC32 genome:
- a CDS encoding PLP-dependent transferase, translating to MEKKPLNIESRLAQIGSVQEPVTGAVNFPIYQATAYRHPKLGQSTGFDYARTKNPTRSVLEDACAELESGDAGFACSSGMAALQTIFALYGQGDHLIVSLDLYGGTYRLLERIMSKFGVTATYVDTNDLDALEGSRRPNTKAVFIETPTNPLMMVTDIEAVCTWARRHQLISIVDNTLLTPYFQRPIELGADIVIHSATKYLGGHNDVLAGIIVTKGKELSEEMAFLHNSIGAVLSPSDSYQLMRGMKTLALRMDRHESNATAVATFLTTHPAIGEVYYPALPDHPGHEIQNRQSSGNTGIFSFKVKDARYVEPVLRHIKLIAFAESLGGVESLMTYPAVQTHADIPLEIREAIGVDDRLLRFSVGIEHADDLIADLDAALGAAMAEVEGSTGA from the coding sequence ATGGAGAAGAAACCTTTGAATATAGAGAGCCGGCTGGCACAGATCGGATCGGTGCAGGAGCCGGTAACGGGAGCAGTGAATTTTCCGATTTATCAGGCTACGGCATACCGCCATCCTAAATTAGGCCAGAGCACGGGGTTTGATTATGCCCGCACCAAGAATCCGACCCGTTCGGTACTCGAGGATGCTTGCGCCGAGCTGGAATCCGGTGACGCCGGCTTTGCCTGCAGCTCGGGCATGGCGGCCCTTCAGACGATTTTTGCGCTGTACGGTCAAGGCGATCACCTGATTGTATCGCTCGATCTGTACGGAGGGACGTATCGGCTGCTGGAGCGGATTATGTCCAAGTTTGGGGTAACGGCAACCTACGTGGATACAAACGACTTGGATGCGCTGGAAGGATCCAGACGACCGAACACGAAGGCCGTATTTATCGAAACGCCGACCAATCCGCTCATGATGGTTACGGATATCGAAGCCGTCTGTACGTGGGCAAGACGCCATCAATTGATCAGCATCGTGGATAATACGCTGCTAACCCCGTATTTCCAGAGACCCATCGAGCTTGGGGCGGATATCGTCATACATAGCGCCACCAAGTATCTGGGAGGGCATAACGATGTGCTGGCAGGCATCATCGTGACGAAGGGCAAGGAATTATCCGAGGAGATGGCCTTCCTTCATAACTCCATCGGGGCGGTGCTGAGTCCTTCCGATTCCTATCAGTTAATGAGGGGAATGAAGACACTCGCGCTTCGCATGGACCGGCACGAATCGAATGCAACCGCGGTGGCAACCTTTTTGACAACCCACCCGGCGATCGGCGAGGTGTATTACCCTGCTCTGCCGGATCATCCGGGGCATGAGATCCAGAATCGCCAATCCAGCGGCAACACGGGCATCTTCTCCTTCAAGGTGAAGGACGCCCGCTATGTCGAGCCGGTGCTGCGGCACATCAAACTGATTGCATTCGCAGAAAGCCTCGGAGGCGTCGAGTCTCTGATGACATACCCGGCGGTCCAGACCCATGCGGACATCCCGCTTGAGATTCGGGAAGCGATCGGCGTGGACGACCGCTTGCTTCGGTTCTCGGTCGGCATCGAGCATGCGGATGACCTGATCGCGGATTTGGATGCTGCGCTGGGCGCGGCTATGGCAGAAGTGGAAGGGAGCACGGGAGCATGA